In Candidatus Zixiibacteriota bacterium, the genomic stretch ATTGATTGTTCGCAAAAATAAAAAAGCCGGCCTGTAAAAGACCGGCTTTTTCATGAAATTCGATTTTACATCATTATCGTTTCTTCGCGTGCCGCGCCGGTGGAGATAATTTTCGCCTTGCATCCGACATAGTCTTCGATAAACTTGATATATTCTTTGGTTTGGGCGGGAAGCTGTTCGAAGCTGGTCATGCCCTTGATAGAGCTTTTCCAGCCCGGCAGGGTTTCATAGACAGGCTCGACTTTGTCGAGGTTGGCTATCAGGAAATCACTATTTTCTTCGGGTAGCTTATATCGAGTACAGACTTTGATCTCATCCAGCTCATCGAGCACGTCGAGCTTGGTGATCGCAAGCCCTGTCAGGCCGTTGATCCGTGCGGAGTATTTCAACAGCACCAGATCGAGCCACCCGGTCCTGCGTGATCTTCCAGTTGACGCGCCGAATTCTTTTCCGACGACGCGGAGTTGTTCGCCAATGTCGTTATTCTGTTCGGTTGGAAAAGGTCCGTTTCCAACCCGGGTTTGATAAGCCTTGACAATCCCGATAACCTCGCCGACATAGGCTGGCGGTACTCCCAGGCCGGTCAGTGCGCCGGCAACTGTTGTGTTGGAGGAGGTGACGTAGGGAAATGTACCGTAGTCTATATCCAGAAGCGTTCCCTGTGCGCCTTCGAACAGGATCGACCTGCCCTCGCGGTGAGCTTTCTCGACATAGATAGGGGCATCTACTACCATCGCTTTGATCTCCCGGCCGAATTCGAACAGGCGCTCATGCAGGTTCTCCATTTGAACGAAATCACCTTCGCCATACTTTGCGATGATCTCTTTTTTCAAAAGCCAGTTGGTTTCGAGTTTATCCCGCAGGACATCGGGAAAGTACAGATCGTAGACACGGATTCCCACGCGTGAATATTTGTCGGTGTAGGTAGGTCCGATTCCCCGCAGTGTCGTGCCGATCGATTTCTTACCACGGCAGTCTTCGAGCATCTTTTCGGTCCATTTATGATACGGCATTACCAGATGCGACAACCCTGAGATGAACAGCCTGCGTCGTGCTTCGATACCGCGGTTTTCGAGACCGTCGATTTCATCGGCAAGTCGCCACAGGTCAGTTACCACGCCGTTGCCAATCAGGCA encodes the following:
- a CDS encoding adenylosuccinate synthase, which translates into the protein SQGGANAGHTVIIDDQEYILHLIPSGILHPDKACLIGNGVVTDLWRLADEIDGLENRGIEARRRLFISGLSHLVMPYHKWTEKMLEDCRGKKSIGTTLRGIGPTYTDKYSRVGIRVYDLYFPDVLRDKLETNWLLKKEIIAKYGEGDFVQMENLHERLFEFGREIKAMVVDAPIYVEKAHREGRSILFEGAQGTLLDIDYGTFPYVTSSNTTVAGALTGLGVPPAYVGEVIGIVKAYQTRVGNGPFPTEQNNDIGEQLRVVGKEFGASTGRSRRTGWLDLVLLKYSARINGLTGLAITKLDVLDELDEIKVCTRYKLPEENSDFLIANLDKVEPVYETLPGWKSSIKGMTSFEQLPAQTKEYIKFIEDYVGCKAKIISTGAAREETIMM